GTCATACCAGAGTCTCCGCAGCTTTTCGAAAAGGATCCTTCTAGTTCATCATCAAAGTCAGACACCACTTGGTGGCGCTATGGGACCTCCTGTGTCTGACTGTTTCCTCCCACCGCTGCATTAGAACTGATGATTGAGCCATTTTATAAAAGCCCGCCCCTCACAGCAGTAACAGCACATTAACCCAGAGAGTGAAGATCACCGTATTGACAAATTAATAGATCCCTTAAAAACGTCTGGTCTCCTaaccaaataaaaaatgtagaCCTTTGTTACACATTCCCTTTTCACAATGTAAAATAGTTTAAGAAAACTTAATAGAGTACACACTTTTCCAAAAAGGacatattgtatttatttattcatttatttgcttGTTAATTGGTTGTCTGCTTGCGATAGATCCTTACAAAAAAGTGAAGATTATAGGctacaaatgaaaaaataatcataaaatacAAAAGTGATACCAATAGAACACAAGCTGTAGGGTACATACGCCTAcatcaacataaacacacatataccTGTAAGAATGCATACATAAACACATGGCTGCAAAATCTAAAAATACACATGACATCTTTATTAAACTGTCTATGGGACACCCATTCAAACGAATCATTCACTCTAGTATTATTTGTTATAACTGGCCATGTGACTAATGAGCTCAGTGATGACTTGTTGTACCTTAAAGtgattaaacatttttaatttccccTGATTATGACACTCATATAATCTTTATCCCCAGTCATTCCTTATAGGACTTCTATTATTATATGAATAGTGTATAATATCCTTTATTTAGCCTATATATAGCACTTTTTACTGCAACATGTATGCAACAAGTATGCAAAGTGCTTTGAAGACTTAAAGCAGAAAATACACTATGGCATTACAAAATAGATCTAAACAGTTTGTTGCAATATATCTAGTGTCCACTTATACAGTTTAATGTCATactttgttgtgaaaatgtcatcacatgTGATTAAAATGTCCCTCAGAAAGCCTAAAAGATCTAATGctgtaatataaataaaataatcttgATGTTTATCTAATACATGCCATGTTATGATCATTTAGCGTACCCAGCTGATGTAATTTCACTCATTTAAGTGTGTCACATTAGCAGAGGAGTAATACATGTAATTATAAAGTCAGACACAGCACGAGACAGGAAATAACACTACTGccctcaaaataaaagcatagaTTTGAGTTTAAATAACTTGCTGGTGATTGTGACTCTAAAACATCAAGTCAgggttattttttgttgttggtttttttttctgtaatctGCCAAAAAGTGTCCAAGATTATCTGACTTCACCCTATCTCATGATTTGACTTAGTAAAATGAACAGATTTACCAGGGCAAACTGAGGGGAAATGTTTGACCTTTATCCAGAATAATGACATATTAAGACTTATGCCTTTGGGTTTCCCGGAAGGTCATATTACAAATATCAAATATAAGAGACTCTTCAATCTTCTGACTTTTGCTGCCAGGAAAAATATTCTGCTCTTCTGGACCAAGGATGTTTCTCCAACAAAAAAGTTGTGGCACAATCTTATAATGCAGTGTGTTCCTAATGAATATATCTCTTGTATGCTTCACTCCTCAGTAGAGGCTTTTTATAAAGTCTTGGAACCTAACTTAAAGTACATTAGACCTACAGTGTCATCTTCCATGTTATAGGGGTTTCCTAAATTGGCTTAGCCTGTCTCTGTATGCACATTAGCTGTAAGACAGACCTTGCCATTTGTCTATATAGCCTATTTGTTTGTTAAATTATTGCTGCCTTTGTGTGGTTGTAGCCTGTAAACAGGGTTGGGAGTGGCTGTAATGCCCactagttttactttttttttttttcttatttttaactACTCATTTTATTTGTCATGTCATACCCAAGCtgctttgttctgtgttgtttgtAAAAATGCCCCATAATTTTGACATATACCATGATTTTGATTTGCCACTAATAGTTTAGCAGGTTTagcagtatacacacacacacacacacacacacacacatatatatatatatatatatatatatatatatatatatatatatacatacatacatataaatcCTCCTAAGATCCTGTGTCCTCATTTtaggacattacattttgggtaTACTGGACCTTgcacttcattctgcttaacttagaccagTTGTCCttatttgtggacactttttgtgccatctagtggtagcaaaacaattaaaaaacaagatggcagccatctctgcaacatcagtctgcagctgaccccaacataaaaagtggATGAGGTTTTTTAttaatgattaataatgtttgtagtttgatatacCATAAAActaccaattttagcaacagtaacaagccaAGAcactgtgaattagaaaatacTAGTTTTAGTatattgggactttattatcgtttcgtttgaggacattgggactttatcatgGTCGACAATGTTCAATTTTTTATACTAATCAGGTCCTactaatcccaaatagctaAGGGAAATTATGTATAAAATACAGGAATAcgctgtttctgtttttaaagtgaaagaggatttttttctcaataaatTTAAACGACGAAACcagtgttttcagttttattttgacagctgCGTGTTggtgttttattctgaaagctGCCTGtaggcattttattttgaaatctgtCCCTGTGGATGATGGTGATGTGTTAAAGGCATGAACGTGGCTGCTGCTGACTTGACTGTGGATTGTTGGAAGCTGTTTTTCCCTTCAGGAAAGTGAATGTGGGTCAGTGACGACacttccccctctctgctcGGATTTATCCCTGAAGTTTTTCCTCCCCTCCAGGGCGCTGCTGTGAACTCAACTTTTCTCTGTCTTCTCACCACTTTAAACCAAAAGCACCGCCATGTCGCCGCCGTCTCGACGGCTTCAGACGAAGCCAGTGATTACCTGCCTGAAGACTTTCCTCATCTCCTACAGCCTCATATTCTGGGTGAGCTACATGTCATGTAATGGGGGACAACAACAAGCTAAAGGAGCAACAATGGGAGCTAGAAGCGGTGGCGGAGCTGCCAACAGGGCTGTCTAACATCAGTCTCTCAAATCACGACGGAAACACACAGATAGTTAAATATGTTGAGTAAATGTCCTCAGGTTAAGGCGGAGCAGGTTTGTGTTGACATAAAGGACCACTTGTTGAAAACGTACGGACCGTTAGAGACGGTGGAGCAGCTGTTGATGTTGTTCGGTCAGATTGATCAACGGTTTGTGTCAGCCGTTAGCCGTTACCTGTCACTGATTTCAACAAACGCCATCGACTACGGTTAAAAATAGTcattaaaagtaatatattaTCAAGTTAAggttaaatttaacatttaagttCTTCTTGTTCTATCGTCCAACTTAATTATATGTAAAACCGCAGCAATAGTCGATTAATCGATTGGTCATACATTTTTTTCGGCAGCTTTTTTGTCAGTCACTGATTCATTTTAGACTTCTGTCAAGTCAAAAATTTGCTAAGGCTTTTTTCTCCACCCACATTTTATTCTGCAAAGAGAATTACTTATTCTTatgtttgtgattttttttctcaacagtatctgtattgattttaacaacaggaaacaataCACATACatccataaacacacaaaacaaaaggactccaggggtctcatttataaacatttataaacaacaaGCAATTTCTCACTCAAAAGTAAAAGCCCatttgatgggagaaactttgaacCTTTTGGAGACGAGAAATTGGCGATGCAGGTGGTGACGTGAAAGCCTGATTGTAAAAAGTGTCAAAGGTGAACGCCATTTTTGGTTTTTGTCTGTACGTATATTTCTAGCATGGATCCTACGCActattttataaatgagaccccagaacAATCTCTGTGCAACTGCAGAGTATTTATCACACATGTAATACAACCCCACCCGATACCCCAAAAGTttgaatttaaatataaataaacagaataaaactaATAAATGAGAGAGgaagataaatatatatatatatatatatatatatataaattaaaataagagGGGAAATAAAATCGTAAATTACAGGTTAAGGATTGTGTTAGTGCAGTAGAGTAAACTTGAGTTTAAGCACACGTTATATTTATGTGCAAATATTGACaacaattaataataaaaacaaaaactttgttGGATTTGGACATTGCAGAGGCTCACGGGTACTTCCAAAATTTGAGTTAAGTCTGTGTCTCTAGGTAACACATGAAGTGACACCAGATGTTGTGAAAAAGTGATTGATTACCCCTGATAgcatatgtaattttttttccaaggGCAGAGTTGTTGATATTTAAGAAATCCATCAATAAAGTTCTTGAGTAATTatttggtctgtaaaatgttCAGAAACAGTCTGAAAACCAACAATACTTTACTATCATTAAATACTATGCAAagctaaattattttatttattttttattatttttgaagaTGGCAGCAGAAAAGTTtggtctgtttcttttttctttagtttaaaaaaaatgactcaaaccgttaatcagttatcaaaattgttgccagttcattttctgttgttcCAGTAATTGGTTAATCAAATAATTGTTGCAGTTTATTTAATAGACTATGCAATTTCATACTAATTTTGGGAAGGACAGgaatttccttttttaaaaaaaaaaaaaaaaaaaaaagctcaattcAAAcaattatttattgattcattgTTAAGTTTTTATTATTGATAACTTTGTTCTCCTTATATGTtgaattttatgtctttttttttttgcatccagCAGCTTCTTGTTAGTGTGGATTAATTTTGGAATGTTTAAATGTACAACTTATTTACTGGGCACTCGCTTAAAAACTTTCTATGGGgcgcgtcggtggcttagtggtagagcaggcgccccatgtgcaaggctgttgccgcagtggcccgggtttgaatccagctcgtggccctttgctgcatgtcatcccccctctctctccccctttcatacttacctgtcctgtacattaaaggcaaaaatgccccaaaaatatcttaaaaaaaagaactttcTATGGTAGGAAGGCAATTAATTGGAGTGAAGTAAATAGAGGTTTAGCAACAACACTCTTTCTTCTAACTTTAAGTTGCATAACCTTCAGCAACCTTCAGGGAAATTATAAGACCATTAttgttacaaaaaaaagcaaaatatttgCTTGTTCTAGTTTCTTAGATGAGAGGATTTCATGAATGAAGGAtattattgattaattgactggtcttaaaatgtcataaatttGTAAACGTGTCAATACAATTTCCTAAAGTCCAAGATGTCCAAAACTCCAAATTATTCAGGTTTAATTatacataaaacaaagaaaagatgcAAATCTTATATGTGACCAGTAAAGgcagtgttttaatttaaaaattgaCTAAGGATAAATCGTCtaatcatttattattattaacaaaatgattaTAGACAATAATCGTCAGAATAACCGTTGATAAAAATAATATCTGATTGCAGCCATTATGACATGTAAGAAAAACGTGAGCCTGTCTTGTAAGAAAACGAGCAGTTATCGTTGCTCCCCCCGTTAATCTTTGTACTGAGCAAACAATCAtctcaggctgctgctgctaacacaAAGTTCAGGTCAGTGCTTTTATCTTGCAATTTATTGCTCGTGGCTGGTTGAGCTGATGTCTCCCCCCAGGCTAATGACTTGTGTGGGCAGTCGTAAAGGAAAAAGATGCTGAGATGATTAAACCTCAGGCTGAGGCTGGCAGGGTATCCCAGGTGTGTTTTTACTGTGATGTTGACAGGTAAATAATTAATCTGCAGCATCTGAGTCATCTGTCGGATGACTGGCACAAAGAGAGTTTATCTAATGTATGTTGATTGTGAACAGTATTACTGTTACTATTAGTATTAAGTTTTGACTCAATACACATTGTGTGTCAGAGCTCCACTTATCTGCCTCTCTCCATCTACATTCCCTCCACTGAGAACAGATTCAATAAAAGAAATCAATGAGggaaattgtgtttttcttggATTCAGCCCATCGTGGCTCTTAATTAAAAGTATCCCTCACACGGCCAGATTCGGTGCAGACCACCGGTCTATCTGAGAAGCTTTATATTCATGCTCTCTGCTTGGTACCCAGGAAAACATAATATTGATAGAGCTGTGTTACCAGACCTGACACTTGGCATGCAGAGCGATGGGTTTCAGTTAGGACAGCAactaacaattaatttaatctgataaatattttcttaatttatttataattgATTATTTGGTCTAAAATGGCAGAAAACAGACATGACGTCtccaaatgtcttgttttgtccaaccaacagtccaaaacccaaagatataaAAGTTGCTGTCAtagatgacaaagaaaagcattaaattcacacataaaaagctgGATTCAGCAAATTTTgcatatttgcaaaaatgacaaaaaaaatattaaaattgttGCTGACTATTGCTAATTAAATATGATCAAAATATCACAtgtgacaaagaaaaagaaaagttttttttaaatgtacgaGGCTGAAAGCAGtacatttttctgcatttttgtgactaataaattattcaattatcaaaataaattTTCTTTTGTTCCAGTTTTAGATCAGGTAGCTGGTTTTATACCAGTTTCAATTTGCAAAAATATCTGACTTTCTTAAAACcgaatatttttgtgtggcaatgtCGTATCGCATCGTATCGTCACACACTGccaagtatcgatttttttattatacaaATTATTAATGTTACACATACAAATGAAATCTTAAGCTAGCCTATTAGAATAATTAATTGCTTTTTTAGACCACTAGATAcaatttgctgctgctgctgcaaaaaaggCTTAAGTGGGATGATCAAACTAAAAACTtcatcttattagataaaacagattttgAAGCGTTTTCATTTGGGggcataatttacagttgaaaaaggtattaaatcgcaatatattttattgcaatactaGTATggtgataatatcgtattgtggaTCCTCttgtgattcccacccctactaaGTAGCACATTTATTAAATCTGTGGAGCAAAAGttaagtttaatttgtgttGATCTTCAAATTTTAGCTTTAAAGCTGTATTTGGtaactttaattttttaaaaaaataactttttgttaaCAGTAACTAAATCAGCATagcagtacatgagacagacagtctgtgaaaaaaattctGTTCCTCCGCCTCCTCGCAGTGCTTCTAACGCCGACTGTGGttcaggaggtagagtgggtcatccaccaatcagaagatcagtggttcaatcccaggctcctccagcctgtatgtcaaagtatcctttagcaagatactgaaccccaaattgctctcgctggctgttccattggtgtatGAGTTtgttcaagaaaaaaaactgagtagcaggtggcagtgGGATTGTTTGTGACCCATccgccatgttggaaacaaTCAAGCGAAAACAGAGCACCACCCACCGGCCGGAGTAAgctctctcattttacagctaaacagtacagtaaaattTCTGAAAACACGTGAGGTGAGAAATGCAGTAACACAAACTTGATTTAAATTTATCaacgctgcctagtttgacagttgaCAGTGCCTGAGAGAGTCGGCGGCTGGTTGTTTCTGCAAAACCTAAACTCTGTAGGTCTTGATAATATTTCTTATTTGATAAAATGCTGCTAAACTCTTAACTGCGCCAGTTTGCAAGTGAAAAATGGTTTTGAGCCTAAAAACCTGCTCATCTTTTTCCTTGGCTCTTTGATGCCAGAGCTGATTTGCCCTGCTGTCGTCTTCAGTTCACAGGCGTGATCCTGCTGGCCGTTGGCGTGTGGGGGAAGGTGAGCCTGGAGGCCtatttctctctgtcctctgaggAGAGCACCAATGCACCATATGTCCTCATCGGGACCGGAGCCATCATCATTATTTTTGGACTGTTCGGTTGCTTTGCTACATGCCGCGGCAGCCCATGGATGCTCAAACTGGTCAGTGTTGGTGCGGTAAAGCTCCCTGAATTATTCCCTTCAGATTTGACCTTGTCATAAGGTTTTCTTTTCATTGGTCCCTTCAGTATGCCATGTTCCTGACCTTGGTGTTCCTGGCTGAGCTCGTGGCAGGTGTCTCAGGCTTTATCTTCAGACATGAGGTAAGTAACTtgtccaaaacattttttactgtAAACCAACTACATCAGCCCTCTAAAATATTTAATCTTCTTTGTTTTGAATTCACCAGATCAAGGCCAAGCTGGGCATTGCCTATAAAAAAGCTGTGCTGTCCTACAATAactcagacagcagcagcagcagtgcagtgGACGCCATCCAGAGGACTGTAAGTGGGAAGTTTTCCATTACACTTATGGTGCTACTCTTATCtgactttgtttgtttctcactGTACAAACCAAAGAACTCTCGTTTACACAAGAACATTTTCAAAGAGCAGCTAAACCCACAGAGCAGAGAAGTGCTGCTCTCTGAGGGTTTGAACTTCAGGTCATGTTGCTCTCGTCGCTGCAGGTGTTTTCCTGATTGATCCAAAAcatctgcagtgatgttgtTCATCGTTTTTTTGCCGACTTTTCTGTCACATTAAGACATTTGTTACTTCACTGTATTCATTTTGTTGCTGTCTTTTTTCCCCATATAGTTGCATTGCTGCGGAGTGAACAATTTCACTGACTGGAACGAAACAGAGTACTTTAAAGAGAATGGCATTCCTGTCAGCTGCTGTGAAGCCACCGCCAAATGCACACCAGAGATCCTGAAAGACCTCGACAAGGCTAAGACAGAGGTGTACAACATGGTGAGCTCACTGCCTTCATGCTCCAGCACCATAGGCTGTAGACTGACATTGGTTGGTGGACtcccatttaaataaacattattacAAGTTACAacaaagcaaacagacacaTCGACTGTAAGGGCTAATTTCTCGATCCTGTAAAATCTACTTGAATGCCTCCACAGTGATCAGCTCAGCCAGTTTCAGATCCTTCTGTAGATTATTCCAGGACAAAGGAGCGCCatatttaaaagctttttttgcCGAGTTCTGTTCTCACCATTGGAACCAGCATCTGTAGAGTATTATGAGAGCAAAGGGCATAATGATTTTGGTTTCTACACATGTATGTAGACAGATAAGAGGGAGCCAGGCCAGTACAGGCACAgggcctgtcactcaaagcagcccgcGCTCatttatgcgtaactttaagcctaagtaaaatgtaaatggatgagttatataaaaattcaacctCCATACAGTTGTCACAAAGGGGGAAATAAtccatagagaccaaaactgttttttgcaccaggctgtaaacatgtttatttctgctgtaaatttgggcattttaacatgggggtctatgtgGATTggctggcttctggagccagcctcaagtggctgttcagagaactgcagtttttggcactttttcgTTGGCTTAATTTTGTTGCTGAATCGGCAAAAAACAGGTAACAAGGTCTGACTAGTTTGTCGGGGCCCTTACACCACCCCCACTACATATTTGTGTAGTTTGAAATGGCTTTAAGTTATTAGGAGCAAGCAGATTGACCAGTTAGCTCAAAAACTGTCGGTAGAAAGTTTTAGAGCGTctctgtaaatgtattttttttctcttgtagGGCTGCTTCAAACAGGTAACCTATGTGATGGAGTCCAACCTGGGAATCATCGCAGGGATCTCTTTTGGGATTGCGTTCTTCCAGGTACATCTCATATTGTGCTTTGTCTCAAAATATATGGAACCATGCTTGACAAACAATTTTATTTCTGacgctatatcttgttttttgtaGCTTTGGCCATCTTCTGTATTTATTGTGGAAACATTTTTCTCACAAGTTTTGGTGTTGAGATCTGCAGTGACACAGGCAGCATAGAAATCTCGCAAAACATCTGTCTATGAGCAACAGATGAAAATTAGTCTATAAATGAACCAATAAGTAAATAATGCAATGTTGCATGTCTCCCCTAAGCTCTCTGTTCCCCCTCATTAGCTGTCTGCTCTCGGGGGCATATTCTCTAATAGAGGCAAAACTGACCAAAAATATGTCCTAAAAGGCCTCCTATGGACGCTGCTCCCTCACTGGCAGATAGAGAGGGTTATAGGAATCCAGGGTGTTGTTGCTCTTTTAGTGTTGTGACTCCTTTAAGTGTTTCATAACTTTGAAACCTGagttgtttacatccatgtttactCCTCACTGTGagtcttcttctctgtttctgtcGGTGCATTGCTGCATTTCTCGAGTCGCTGACATCGTTGTCCGAGTGCACAAGAACAAACAAAACCTGGACCCACTTATAAAAAGATTGCTTTACAGCAGTACTGGAGGTCAGGAACGCCACAGGGCACCTTTTAATTAAGCCAATgcactgtatttactgtatttaaaatCTCAGGTTACAGCTTACTTAAACTATTAAGCATCTGTTATATAGGTACAGTGGACCAGTTTTCACAGCCTAGGCAAGGCaaggttatatatatatatatatatatatatatatatatatatatatacacatgtataGCACAATTAATACACATTGGCTTTACAAGTGAGCAGATAAAATTGAACAGTTAAAAGCACACCTGAAAACAAAGGATTAAATAGGAAGAACAGAATGcactctcctctctgtgttctCTCAGCTGATCTAATGCAGTTAAAAGGCATCTAAGAACAGTTGAATTTTAAATCTAGTTTTCTCTCTGGCTACAGATGGAGCACCTTTGATACAATCAGGGTGTTGGTTTCAGAGCTGAGCAGCGTCGAAACTTAAAGCTGCTTCAACATGTTTACTTCTTACAGTAGGTTTTGCCAACAGATTTCTCTACAGTGATCTGAGAGGTGCAGCAGGTGTGCACTGCTTAAATATCACTGAGAGGTATTTTGGTCCTGCTCTATTTTGTGATTTATAAACAAGCAACAGCACTTTACAGTCAGTTCTGTCACTTACtggaagccagtgtaaagacCTGAGTGTTGGAGTAATATGATTAGTGTTTTTGATTTTCGTAAGAACACTAGCAGCTGCGCTTTGCACAAGCTGAAGCTGTTTGATGATCTTTTAAGGAAGGCCTGTGATGAGACTAGTACGGTAGTCAACCCtgctggaaataaaagcatgaaggGGTTTTTCtaaatcatgttttgtttggctttatttttgagATGATAAATGATGATTTAGTTACTGCTCTTATGTTTTTTACAGATTGTATTTAAGGCTTTtatgcctttatttgacaggacagtaaTTGCGCATGaaagggggacagagagaggatgacatgcaaTCTAATGTCTCCTCATTTTTCCCAAATAAGATTACTTTAGTTGTGCCCTTACTTGTGAAAAAAATTCTGAGACATCCAGCTGTTAATTTGATCAGTGAATTGACAAAGAGATTCTAAATTCCAAGTAAGATTTGAGTTGAAACATGCAAGTACTTTGTATGTACCGTTCTGCAGTGCTCTAAAAACCATCTGGTTCATACCAGTGCAACTAGATAAGactgtgtatcatctctatgcaacaactctctgtacttctgttctgatttccagcttttcaggcttattttgtggctgaatataatttgtagcttctgaaaatatgaatttggatagtgagatactggcttcAGCTGCACTTGTAGTGGTGATGAATTGgtgaaatgtgaaataaaatgagcatcagatggactgtatttatAAAAGatacaccacaataatataagtgcatacagcaagcagcagtGACTCACAGTCCGACACTGGCATACGTGAGgttggaaacagagggctcagtcgttttgacttgaccagcggacttcactacaagctgattgacAGTTGAAACAAGTGACAtcctttacgttctaaaaccagccactagAGATTTGACCAGCTCAGTTGCCGCTGCAACTTTCCTCTGTAaagttctaaaacagtttcatctcgtcgtgaatctttggtgtGAACTGGGCTTAGGCGATCAAAGTCATTAGATAAAAGGGCCAGGTAAATTTGGTTGTCATCAGCACTGCTGTGTTAAGAAATCTTATTGATTCATCTGACCTCTGGGGGACACCACAGGTCAAGGACTTTGGTGTTGAGGTGtagtttcaaatgtaaacaagAAAGCACCTGTCTTGTAAATATGATCTGAGTCACTTGATAACCACACCTGAAAATCCAACCCAACCATTAGTTCAATGTCCACACAGcttaattaatatttagcatCAGACATGCGGTTGGCCACGTcctcaagctagtttgctgtctctgtcaagtagctggccattagtcactcactctacagcacgaaacagcacttcaaaataaaagctcagcggtggaaattcactgcacttaaaaataaagtgtttttacaaacttgacatgtttgcaagtcacttgtggtccattcagaatggacctgcaacccaccagttgggaaccactggccgAGATGATATGACTGTACAAACAAACGTGACCACACCAACACGTTGGCTATAATCAACCATCACATTGTAAAACTAAGTACAGCAGGGCAAAGTCGGCATGTACAATCAAATAACATTTATAGCTGGTAATAACTTAAACTTTCAcctttgttttcactttgaaaaaaaaaaagtttaggcAATATAGTTCATGTGTACAGTTATTTACAGCCTGTATAAGCACTGATGACGTCATTCAGTGGTTTTACAGCCGTTCCTTGAGATTAATTTAATGTTTGATGTGTTTCCTCTCAGCTCATCGGCATCTTCCTGTCCTGCTGCTTGTCTCGATACATAACCAACAACCAGTACGAGATGGTCTAACAGCGACCTCACACAGGTGAGACTTAAGGTTATTAAACGTTGGGGAACTGAACTCTGCTGTTCCTGTTTTAGTGAGATTAATGCATGCACAGATTGTACTGAGAACAAACTGTGAACTCTCCCACACGCCAGAAACTGCCGCAGTGATTTAATGATCCAATGTTCAAATGCAAATATAAATTAGCTGTTTTATTCCAGCGTCTAACAACCTGTCTGtgatgttttctgtctgtctctgcaggtcaCTGACGGGCAGCTCCTGATGCAAATAGAGTCGAAAGAATCTCCTGTGATTTTAATATTGTGTGCGTGTTAGTTGATATTATTTTAGACA
This region of Epinephelus fuscoguttatus linkage group LG9, E.fuscoguttatus.final_Chr_v1 genomic DNA includes:
- the tspan7 gene encoding tetraspanin-7, with translation MSPPSRRLQTKPVITCLKTFLISYSLIFWFTGVILLAVGVWGKVSLEAYFSLSSEESTNAPYVLIGTGAIIIIFGLFGCFATCRGSPWMLKLYAMFLTLVFLAELVAGVSGFIFRHEIKAKLGIAYKKAVLSYNNSDSSSSSAVDAIQRTLHCCGVNNFTDWNETEYFKENGIPVSCCEATAKCTPEILKDLDKAKTEVYNMGCFKQVTYVMESNLGIIAGISFGIAFFQLIGIFLSCCLSRYITNNQYEMV